The following DNA comes from Erigeron canadensis isolate Cc75 chromosome 3, C_canadensis_v1, whole genome shotgun sequence.
AGCAGGCCATGGTTATTTGTAGATTTATTAAATGTTAGCCCAATGTTGTTTATGTGATGAAACCCAAAGTTAACTTTTGTagtattgaatttttttttattaagatcatcatttaatttgttGAAAATCAATTGACTTTTTGATAGAAGAATGTATGTCAAGAGTTTTGGTTAGAATATAGAAATGTGTTACGTAATTTATCATTGTttgtgtaaatatttatatttgtgacTCAAAATAATGTATATGACCTAACTTATGTGTATGGGTTTATATTTTTGGGCTGAGTCAGATATGAAAATATTTAGATATGAGAGCCAACTTTTTAATAGTATGATAACTcctaaaagataaaaaataatcataatatgttttattgtttattaattttgaaatataaattctatttataaaattaattattttgttagtgtttttttcttaattattgtattagaCTAAAAGATAACTATAACTATGGTAATATAAGGATAAGgatcatatatatagttgtacacTTTAATCAAAAGGAAAATTGAATGATTAACATggtaaatgatatatttaaaaatcaaatattagtaaaaatgtatttgaagaatttttttatagattgacagaatattttagtatataatacTTAGAACAACTATTTTTAAAGGTCAAAGTTTTAAGAcatggagttggatatttctccaaattcaaaaacttatatatgtatttttaatgaattatatattttaaaaaagtaagaTGAAAAGGTTAAAATTTATTGTCAAAGGCCAGGTAATTTTATAAGTTGTAAGAAAGTAGATTGTTCAGATAaggtaatttataattataatttatagagggcatatatatatatatatatgtattgttgaaaattaaaaataaaatctaaaagtCCATATATTTAGCTGcttaaattttgtatataaatagaGTAGATGTTCTCATACTGCATGTTCAGTTTTTcccaaattaataaaatattaattatgaacTATAACGGACAAAAACTGATGAAAAAGAGTAGAGCCTCGTTGTATTCTAACCGGATGTTTCTAATGCGCCTGGGAATACCAAGAACACTACAATTAGTTCTATATAATACAACACTACTTAAAATATCTTCATACACTTCATCAAGTTCAATTTTATTAGGGTAAACTGAATAATAATAGGCAAAAAAAACAAGTAATGGCTCGTTTGAGATCATGGTTTCTTCGTAGTAATGATAAGCGGTTTATCTTTAGGAAGAATAATAGAAGGAGGTTGAGGATTGAGAAGTTAAGAAGGGTGTTACTTTTGGATGAAGACTTGTTAAGGGATGCATATAGAATGGGTGGCTGGAAAACTGATCTTTGTGAAAATGGGAAGGAGTTTATGAAGGTTCTTAGAAAGAAATTTGATCCATATGCAATCAATATGGACGATGAAGCCAAGACTATAGTGTGGTGGGCGTTCATGGGTTCCAGGGTTACGGAGTCAAGGCATGTCAGGGTATGTTGGGGTAATGGACATAGGCGTTGGTATCCATCAAAGACGTTGATTGATTCAGGTAGTTTGGATATGCTGAGGCAGCTTAACAGCATTCCTTGTAACACATGGAAAATTCCAGGGAAAGTGTGTAAGTATTTTTCTCAGTTTGAAGTGGATCTTGGAGTTCGGGTGCAGGAACTGGAAGAAGCTGAAGAAGAAGCCGGTGATGGGGAGTATGTTTCCGAAGATGACGAAGATGTGTGGGGTTGATTGTTTCTTGGGTCAGCATATGTTTCAGTTGGTAACACGATGATGtgcttattaatatatatacatatacatatatatatatataaccatttgAAATGATGTTCTGTTTTTTGTTCCAGGATTTACTAAATCCCTGTTTTGTTCCATGTTTTATGATGAATGGGTAATGTATATATCAGTTATGAATggattatatgttttatgttaAGTGTACATTGTTTGTGAAATccatttttgttgttgaaagTGTATCCATAAACCTTTGTTACTACTGTACAATGCCGAATTTGTACATACatcaatgttttttaatttaataatgtatTAGATAGTCTTTTGATATAAAGTTTATACTGATTTCGTACTCACATGTTTGAATTTGTGATTATGAGCTTATCATTCATAAGATATATTACGTACGTAGAATGCGATAGTCCttgtttaattagatatagACTTCATCTTTGTGTTATGAGTGTTGTCTAATAAAGATTTTCAATccaaatataatgaaaatatattataagcCAAGTTAGTTAACTTAGAGTTGATGTCCTACATAATTTGATGTTATAAGGTATAATGTGATTTGAGTAATTTGTGCAGaaaaaaaattggttaaaaGTCTACTTGTAGAATCATGAAATGTTTGGAAGATGATTTACAGAAAATGATCCTGGGAAAGAATGATAATATGAATTGCCGACAGTAAGGTATGTATCTTGTTTTTAAAGTGTTCCTTAATTTCAAACGtcctaaaattataaatatatctctTAATTAAGCTGATACAGATTATTAAAAGCTTCCTTATATACAATATTACGTGTATGATGTTTGAGTTGCACATCATTGTCATCTACGATGAGATATCATAATCCCTCAGGTCGAGTATCTCTAGAGAGAGCCACATAATGCTGCCCGTGGCTGAAAACTGGATTAGACAAATATAACCCAACATGATTGAGTGATTGCCCCTGGCTTTTGTTGATGGTCATTGCATAGCAAGCTTTTACGGGAAACtgtcttcttttcattttaaaggGCCATTTTGCAGTGGTTGAAGTCAGGGTTATTCGTGGGATTAATGCAGTGGAACCTAAATTTGAGCCTGTCATTATTCTTGCTTTAATCACATACTTACCAAGATCTGTAATTATCATGCGGGTACCATTGCATAAACCCTGACTTGGATTGACATTCCGTAAGAGCATAACCGGTAAGCCCTCTTTAAGAGTCAATTCATGGGGGGGGCATCCCTGGGAAATTTAATGAGTTTAAGAACTCGATTGGATACATTTCTTCTTGTTCCAATGTTTCTGTTGAAGCCCGACATACTTCATCTAAACTTTTGTAAGTTCGAGCGGGCCTGTTTAGTTTGTCAAACATATGTTTATTGATCTCATCTGCATCAGAATTTTTTGGAGTTAATATCGCTCTTTCTTTAAGGTACTGCTCATTATCTTTCATTTCATCAAAGTTAGGAAATGTAGCGTTGATGATATCTTCAATTGGAGATGCAGAGCATGGCACAAGAAATCTCTCTAGAATGTTGACCCAAGTAGGTTCGTCTTCTCCTTCTTTTGTTTTTGCCTCCACAACACCGTCTCCAATATCAAGTACCCATTTATTGAATTGCTGTTTTCTCCTATCAAGTTCCCCTGTTGGAGAGTATTCATTTACACACATACTTCGGGATAGTGTGTAAAGTTGACAACACTTCCACAAAATAGACTTGTTAATACATGAATGGACAATTTCTTGTCGTTGTCCTTTGGGAATGACGGGCAAAATTTGTCTGaaatcccccccccccaaagTAACACTGTCAACCCTCCAAAGATCCGTGTTCTATTTCCTGGGTTGTTTAAACCTAATATAtctttcaacttcttatcaagGGCCTCAAAAGCGTATTTTTGTGTCATCGGGGCCTCATCCCATATTATTAACTTTGCTTGCTACATGAGTGCAGCCAAATGTGTTTTTTGCTTGATCCCACATGTACTATTTTCCATGAGTTCCAATGGGATCACAAACCGACTATGAGTTGTCCTTCCTCCCGGTAATAACAAAGCCCTATAATAAGTCAACGGAAAACAGAGGTAATTAACTTAGGCAATTTTTTATTGAtcacttgatatatatatacgtatagtttctatttatatacttgttaagagtgatatgcatatatgtttaATAGGTGAAtctgaacttttttttgttaattaccTGAATATGCAACTGCAAGTGCAATTGTTCCCTCTGAGCGCAACCGTGAGAGTATAGTTTTATATAGGAATGTTTTCCCTGTGTCTCCTGGACCATAAACAAAATAGAAACCGCCTCTTTCTTTAAGCACTGATGCGATGACATTCTCATAGATTGTCATTTGATCAGGATTAAGCTTATGGAAAAGCTGTTCATGTTCCAGAGCTTCTTGTGACTGGTTATAATTGAGTTCTTCACGTATCAACCGATTATCCATAGCTGTGAGTAAGGTTTCATCAGGTTTTGGAATATCGCTGAAATCATCCAATGATTTGCCATTTCTTTGCAAAATTTCATGTATTTCAACCAAACAATAATTCTTGATTTGTTCATTAGAAAGATGTAAATTGGGAAACTTGAATTGTCGTCTCTTTCTGTACAAAATATCTTCTGATAAAGTTTCCCAATTTTCATTCCATATTTCAAGCGGGCTGCGAACATCACAAAACATTAAAATTGTGATGAACAGGTCTCGAAGCTGTGAACCCGTTGCCCAGAGCTTTGCCTCATTTATAGCATCCGTCCATTCTTTGTCATCATTTAAAAGTCCGTATGCAATGCAAGCTTCTTTGTATGTAGCATACTCCCGACCATTAACAGTTTTGATGTCTTTATAAGATTGTGGTCtcctgaaaacactcaacaaAATCCTCAAATAATATCGTGGACCTGCAGTCGGGTTACAATAAACAATGCGACCGATACAACCTTTCCTGCTCTCTCGCCATGTCCAAACATTAAACTTTTTCTGCCACACATACTTAGACGGTATTTCAGCATATGTATACTCACGTGCTCTTGGATCTTCCTTATTTAGTACAAACCATTCTGTGAACATGGTTTTTTCAATTCCTTCTTCGTTTATCTTTTTCCGTAGATTCTCTGAATCACGAAGGGTAATCATATGTTGTACAGGTAGATGGAATGTGAGCCTGATGACTGATGGGTAAGAATAGTGAATGGGGAATGCAAGCATTCGGCAAACTGCTTCACATGGTGATAAATATCGGCAGTCCAAATAGTTCTTGATCTCATCAATGATAAGAATATTTTCTGCAGAGGATTGGTCATCAGTTGCAACATTTTCATGGATGACTATTGTTGCTCTATCAGGACCTTTGTTAAGGTACTTGAACAGATACTTTATTGCGCGAGATCGATTGCACCATTCAACATTAATGTGTGCTTTGTATTTAAGTAATAGATACCGATTGTATGGTATAACAAAACCATTGTGGAGTTTTGCGTTACCTTTCTGCACAAATACTCTATTATTCCTTTGTTGATAAACTGGGTAACCATCTGCGTTAATAGTAGTCTCCTGATAAAATGGCCTTGGGAAGTGTTTTTTGCATTTTCCATCTTCTGTGCATGAAGCATTTGGTGAATCAGCCCCGCAAGGACCGTGTAACATAAATTCTGAAACAGCCTCATATAAATCTGGGTCTTCACTTTCCAAAGGTATTTCTGCAGCTATGATATCAATTATTTCCTCTGGTGTGTTACATTTTGTTTCAGGACCAAGCCAAATTAGGAAGTGTGCATGAGGAAGCCCACGCTTTTGAAATTCAATGGTGTATATCCCTAGAGAAAAGATTCGTTATTAGCCCAATTAAGATGGAAAATTGGTTTTAGCATAGAGAATTTAGGTTGTCCATGACAATGTATACATATTTTTGTTTCCACTTACCTGCTTTGCACTCACCAAATGTCTTCTTCTGCATAATATCTTCCATTAAGAgatctattttcattttaaaaatacgGGTGACTGACTCTGAACGATCATGTGATTTCTGGCCACTGATTAACGATACCATTTTATCTATTTCTGGCCATTTAGGGTTTGCTGTGAATGTTATAAATAAATCTGGATTTCCAAAAGCACGGCAAAGGGCCATAACATCTTGGTAATTTTGAACCATATACCTTGGGCTGCCTATAAAGCTTGCAGGCAAAACTATCCTCCTGCCAACTGCATCAGCTCGCGTATCTCCTTTGGTCACAGCATCACATACATTGTTATAAAGGTCTGCACGTAATTCAGCTTGATGATTCCGGGTATATCTCAATCGTTCTTCTTCAACTGCAGTATATGAATCAACCAAGTACTGTTGATATAATCGACCTCCTCTCAATAAGGTAGTTCCTTCATTATTTCTATAATGAATTCTGTAACAATAAAATTCTCTCATTGTTACTGTTTCCGGTTTTGTTTTTCGCCTTCCAATGTTCCTATGATATGGTATCTGATTATGATACCCAGTTTCTCCGTAAGGAAACAACAAAGGGTATTGCAAAGCCATAAAGAGTTGATGCAATTAAGAGATTCTTTTAAGACCACCACTTGTTGGACTAACAATAACATCCCTTGGTTCTGTATTCtctccaaaatcgtttgtaAACAAGACTGCAACTTCGGATACGGTAGGTTTATTATATTGCCTCGTTGTAGTTCTCTGACCCAACAAACGAAGTTCacaattgttattattattttcttcacACCAATCTCGCGCCATTCGGAAAGCTCTGGCAAGAGAATTGTGATTGTCCAACATTTGAGTTAACTCAACCACTATTCTTTCATCAACTCTTTGAGCAGTTGAATTACCAGATACAAAAGCAGCCATCCGGTTTCTGGTTTCATTTACAGTGTCAAAGAAATAAAGTTGTGCATATCTTGGTTGATCTCCTTCAACATGTAACAAAGAACCAATTCGATGGTAATTTTGGCCACTTATTCTAAATGTATATAAATTCCTGCCCTAGTTCACAGAGTAATATATCTTTGCTCCAAAAGGTGTGAAACAGAACATACTATTGTAAATCCTaatattatctttaaattttgatgTCCTAGGTTGATCATAATCCAGCAATGTCTTCAGAGGTTCCGGAGCATCCAACAATTTTGGTAATAAAACTTTTCCTTCCTGACATCATGTTGCAAATGTAGGGTAACCCTCCAGCTTTGTATTTTTACACCTTTCTTCATACCACATTAATGCATTACAATTGgtacatatatatgttggtGGTCCGAAATCAAGATATGCTACATGGACACCTTCAATTGTAGAATAAACCTTATTAGTTTCTCATAAAAAGGTGCATGTTTAATATTTCAGGTATGAAAAAGATTCAAAATGTCAAGTATTTGATATATTACTGCTAATTTAGTTtgtatgaatatgtattttttacCTGATGAAGTGAAACCTGACATCTGACGCGTTCTCTTTTTTATTCCCTGTTAGCATCATCATCGGTAATAAGCTAagtcaacataactaattatgTTGAATACAgaacaaaatattttatatatacccTGTATAGGTTGTATTCTTTTGTGACTTGTAGTGGATAGGTTGCTTGGCCCAGCTTGTGCTCCCTGCTCTTCTGAATTGTGAACTGAGATTTGTAGTGGGTTTAATTATTCATAACAGCATAGGTACCCAcatataactttattaaaaacataaagaaGAATTTCATTTATACCCTgtgtatttcattttcttttgtgAACTGTCTTATCCGTTTTGCGCATAGAATGAGCGAAGTTATTTGACCCGGTTTGTGCTCTCTAGTCTACTGAATCATGGACTGGGATTGTACATGGGTCTAATTATTCTTAATAAGATTAGAATCGTATATAGGTTTATCGAAAATACAAACGCAAATTACGCATATGAAATTGTTACATTTTGATATACAATAAAAGCACATTACCTTGTACTTGATTTTTATCCGGTTGAAGATTATTGTTTGTTACCTTTAGACTCCaatatttttgtaaacttcCATTAGGTGCAATGAAATTACCGGAATGCAAATCTATTGGGTTCTTAACACTATTTGTAGTTGGATCTATTTGTGTATTCGTTACTTGCAGTCCACAATATGTTTGAATCTTTCCATCACTGATTATATTTGTACATTTGTGAATCCTTATTAGGCCATCTTCTGTTACAGCTTTGAAAATGTTAGCATCCTTTGAGTTTCCTGTACATCAGCTAAATGACTTAGTATCACATGCATGAATAGAAACACTACTAATTATAAGATTGATGAGATAACATACATACTACATACCATGATCTACAATCTTATTGTTAGTTATCGATAACGCGTAAAATGTTTGAATTCTTCCACATTTAGTGGTGTTTATACtatattgtgtttttaagtTTGGAAAACAGGGAATATCTTTTCTTAAAACACCTGCAttgtttttcttcatattaATCCTGGTTTATCTTCCTATGTTGTTGGGTGAggatatatataagaaatcaaaaggATACAAAAGAGACATATATGTATAGGTAAGAAGTTAAATGgagaaatataattatttatattatcgTTTTTTATCATCATTAAGATCAACATTActattatttgttaatattaGTAGAGGTAAAGAGATATAGAGAGGTGAGAATTTGAATAGATAGATGACATTAATTgtgttaattttattattagttaaatGTCGTAGGTTTTGTTATAGGAATATATaccttatattatattttactcTTTATTTAGATTTAGAATCATCctatgaaaaagaaaagttataaataaacaaatgtttCAATAAATGGTAAAGTAACTGAACTCAGTAATTAACATACATTAGAACTGTAAAGGTGGTTCTTATGAGAATATATAATAAGAACCTTATTGTTAGATGCAGCACCCTTAAGTAATTTTAGCACACTAAAAACTGATCATCACAACATGACACATTTAGAAGCCTGGGATTTCAACAAAGAAAGCCAGTCTTATGTAATTACCCTAAATAACAGTGAAAAGAGGCGAGTAAAAACAATTGCAGAAGTGTAAGAGATGGAAGAAAGTATTTTGAAAGACATCCTTCTTATGAATGTCCTAACTGAGAATGATTGTTGGGAAACACGTAGGTTGATTGTTGCTTTGAGGAGGagattcaacctgcctgctgaTGGCATTGTGGATTTTAATGATCCACGTGAAGAAATTGTCGACCCAACCTCTATAATAACAGGTTGGATATTACTTGAGACACTGAACATGGTTGAAGTATTCTCTGCGGCTGGGTTTTCTTCTTTTCATGGGGTTTTTGAAATTATGAGTTCAGTAGATGTGGAATGGGTACGTAAACTTCTGCAAGCTGGATGCATACATCCAATGCCAACTCTGTTGCAGATTCAGTTTCAGCAGAATCTTCAGGAACGCATTGTTGCACTAAGGGATTCGGATAGATTGGCAGCTGTTCCTgatggtgaagaagaagatgttTAGTCACTAAATGGAGGTACGATGATGATTGACGATAGTCATATGTTAGATAATAAGCCTGATACATAATTCTTGGATCGAATTAATAGTGAGTTTTGGCTAAGgttttgttttataagatattgatgttatatgtattattatcattaaaataaaaagaaaaaactactGCCTTCAAAAAGGGAAATAacttaatttgattttatgtcAAAAACTGGAAATGGAGAACATGTAGATTTAGTAAAGGTAACGCAACTTAATTTTTAGAATACAAActaaaaattgtttaaaataagATGAGCCATAGATCTATACTCACTGTCAGTATACAATCACagaaacttgattttttttcttttacttgtGAGTATAATTGGTAAGACCAATCTGAAATCAATTATATGTAACACATCTTATCAAAAAAATGTGTAATCAACTTGACACAAATCTCAAATATGCAGACTGTTTTTTTGTTCCATGTAATACTCATTCCACCTAAAACTGCATATTCTATTCTTTAGTGCTCTGAAACCCATGATGAATTATACGTTTATGTACCAAAAACATCTTACTTAGATTGACTCAAGTAATGTTCTTCTTTACCTGCTTTTTGTCATGTAAATACATGCAATCATATAACGGGTTTCATGCTTTCACTGTTTGAAAGCTTCAAATATAAACCAAGGTTAAAACAAAAGGAAAGTATGACATAATGAATACATAATGAACCATGTTGATACTAATTGCATATTCAATTCATGTGAACCAAGGTTAAAACAAAAGGAACGTATCACATAATGGAGACACACCAGCTATATATAAGTCAACTTTTTATTAGAATGGAGTCTTGACAAAGATGATGTTGAAAACCAAACATCGCAAAGCAACCGAAGTAGTAACATAATATAAAGGAAAAGCAAATAAACTTGTGAGAGATGCATCCCAAATGGACCATGGGAATGAAACAAACTCTCAACCAATAAGATCCAAAAAGACTGGGAAACCATTTTTATGActctcaaaaacaaaaaaaaatataaaacagaattaaaatgACTTGATAGTTATAAGAGGATGAGCTTTTCATAGACTTCAACAATCAAGCCTGCTCATTATCAACTTCCAAATTCTCTTCAGAAGCATCATTCCCATCCGACTCTGAGTCAACAATAATTCTGCACAGACCATTGAAAAATAGCTTAGTCCATACACCAAATTAGTTAACAAAACCTATGAATGATTTGATGTGTACCTTCCTTTCTTTAGCTTATGAGGTGATTGGTTCGATTCttcaaaaacatcatcaacCAAGGTTACATCAACTTCTTCTGCATTTCCCTCATCCGCATGTATTTGAAGAGTACCAGAAAGCCTggtattttgcaaaaaataagAAGGATTACTTTAATTCAATGGTTTCACAATAAAACATAGTGTCACACAGTTACCTATTTTGATCACCAATATCATCCAATTGCAGCACTGACTTATTCTTCCCATTAGGCAAAGCCACAACGCCGGAATAACTCACACGACTAATATCATTTAGTAATCCCAGAATATATTAGAATGATGAATGCACTTCAATATAAAAGTAAGGTAGATAATACTTACGGTTTACGTTTTTTTGTTTCACGAGTCTTCAATGGAGTGGGCACACCAATTGGGTCTTTAACAGCACTGGAAGATGTCTCCAAAATTACCTTACAAACATCATGGTTACTACTACTGGCTCCCAATAGCAGTGGATCTGGGCCAGGCAAAATTACCTGGGTACAGTTAAATGCTTCATAATTCCCAGCACAATAATACGTGTGGCCTGGTATCTCAAATGTATGCCTTGAACCAATCAACTGCTGCAAAGCAGGTGGGAGAACATTATCCTCAGATTCATCCTGTAATGAGTTTTAAAGGTTGAAAATAGATATCAATTTTTAAGatcaaaataaacataataacgACAATGCACTAAAAGATTCAAACATGTACCTGCAACTCTTCTTCCATGAACGACCTCACTGTTCATTTGAGAAGTGTTTCAGCTGGATCATCAAATAAAGTAACAACAGTTGTCGTCGTCTCATCCTTAATATCCAATTGCAGCTTAaacctaattttttttcacCGATAAACAATCTCAATCTTATTACTTAAAACCAAAAAGTTCTTTTAAGAATATCTAAGCATGTTGTTGTTCGTCAACAAATACATACACAACTACAATAATCACCTGAAACGGGGATATAAAACGGTCTGCTTACAACCTTCACATTTGAAGCCACTCTCATCTCTTGTCAAACCTTTTCGGCATCTATCGGAGTTGCAGGTAATCAAATACCACCCACTGCTTGTTCGCACACCGACAACCTCCACCGAGCTTGAAAACACAACACTCTACACAACAAAGACACATTAATAACCAATGAACACTACAAGAAACTGTTATGAGGCTTTGCCAATAGAATATAAACCCGATCTCCCTTATCATCTGGATCAGCCTTATTCATACGTCCCCAGTCCAACAATTCTGAAAGTGTATTAACACGGGGAATTGTTTGAGCATTAGACACAGGGATTTGGCTCAAATCCCTACCACTGTTAAgatgagagaaaaagaaaaattaccCAAATATGCAAAACAAATGAAATCTATCGCTAAAGACTACAAAACCAACCTCAATGCAGTCTTAAACTGTTTCAGGACAGGTATGTCATCATTATCAATTAACTGGGTCGAGGATGAGCTCGAAACACTAAGTTGACCTACAATGATTAATTAGTTAGACAATATAcgacatacaaatatatatgtacagAAATTGTATCATAATATTACCAATG
Coding sequences within:
- the LOC122591524 gene encoding uncharacterized protein LOC122591524, whose translation is MALQYPLLFPYGETGYHNQIPYHRNIGRRKTKPETVTMREFYCYRIHYRNNEGTTLLRGGRLYQQYLVDSYTAVEEERLRYTRNHQAELRADLYNNVCDAVTKGDTRADAVGRRIVLPASFIGSPRYMVQNYQDVMALCRAFGNPDLFITFTANPKWPEIDKMVSLISGQKSHDRSESVTRIFKMKIDLLMEDIMQKKTFGECKAGIYTIEFQKRGLPHAHFLIWLGPETKCNTPEEIIDIIAAEIPLESEDPDLYEAVSEFMLHGPCGADSPNASCTEDGKCKKHFPRPFYQETTINADGYPVYQQRNNRVFVQKGNAKLHNGFVIPYNRYLLLKYKAHINVEWCNRSRAIKYLFKYLNKGPDRATIVIHENVATDDQSSAENILIIDEIKNYLDCRYLSPCEAVCRMLAFPIHYSYPSVIRLTFHLPVQHMITLRDSENLRKKINEEGIEKTMFTEWFVLNKEDPRAREYTYAEIPSKYVWQKKFNVWTWRESRKGCIGRIVYCNPTAGPRYYLRILLSVFRRPQSYKDIKTVNGREYATYKEACIAYGLLNDDKEWTDAINEAKLWATGSQLRDLFITILMFCDVRSPLEIWNENWETLSEDILYRKRRQFKFPNLHLSNEQIKNYCLVEIHEILQRNGKSLDDFSDIPKPDETLLTAMDNRLIREELNYNQSQEALEHEQLFHKLNPDQMTIYENVIASVLKERGGFYFVYGPGDTGKTFLYKTILSRLRSEGTIALAVAYSGELDRRKQQFNKWVLDIGDGVVEAKTKEGEDEPTWVNILERFLVPCSASPIEDIINATFPNFDEMKDNEQYLKERAILTPKNSDADEINKHMFDKLNRPARTYKSLDEVCRASTETLEQEEMYPIEFLNSLNFPGMPPP